A region of Dioscorea cayenensis subsp. rotundata cultivar TDr96_F1 chromosome 5, TDr96_F1_v2_PseudoChromosome.rev07_lg8_w22 25.fasta, whole genome shotgun sequence DNA encodes the following proteins:
- the LOC120261394 gene encoding LOW QUALITY PROTEIN: DNA repair protein RAD5A-like (The sequence of the model RefSeq protein was modified relative to this genomic sequence to represent the inferred CDS: inserted 1 base in 1 codon; deleted 5 bases in 3 codons) has product MGNKATDEQVSVVRAVVGQDFSDMDIIRALHMANNDAAAAINIIFDTPHFRISSSPPNKNPNPPVILKETQSPISSTAKVIAESRVTPPESSEQEIEGHWWLVGTSELAGLSTCKGRRIKVGDKVNFSFPSRNKNXLPFPGKFPGRGRSMASCSEIVRFSTQESGEIGRIPNEWARCLSPLVREKKIRIEGFCSSAPEILAIMDTILLSVSVYINGLMFRKQQKTLARLNRSATEESTVHPFPTLFRLLGLTPFKKAQITPDDICSKKRRIESKDSSGAHTAVPPAEKCRKLSTQGSKMESSHDSISDHDFNKIVGITDGSELEEMDAPDTLLCELRPYQKQALHWMVQLEKGKCPEEAATSLHPCWDAYRVADKRKLVIYLNSFSGEATTEFPSSLHMSRGGILADAMGLGKTIMTLCLLLTDSDKGGSLFSSMSRSFGEANGNNHISDQSLTGLKSSEGISGSGKLFKSKTLFRGGNLIVCPMTLLGQWKAEIETHARCGSLTLYVHYGQSRPKDAKLLAENDVVLTTYGVLGSEFSAENAEDNGVLYSVRWFRIVLDEAHTIKSSKSQISIAAAALTADRRWCLTGTPIQNNLEDIYSLLRFLRMEPWGKLGTRYVIQDSEAYILVDVCQFLVLPPADIQVIYCELTTAEQDFYQAFYLENLSLTQFVEQGRVLHNYASILELLLRLRQCCDHPFLVMSRGDTQEYADLNKLAKHFLKVAKDSSGDSNIIPSKAYVKEVVEELRKGEGECPICLEAFEDAVLTPCAHRLCRECLLASWRSTTAGLCPVCRKVINKQDLITAPTESRFQIDIEKNWVESTKVSVLLQELEKLQSSGSKSIVFSQWTAFLDLLQIPLSRSNLKFVRLDGTSNQQQREKIISQFTEDENILVLLMSLKAGGVGINLTAATNAFLLDPWWNPAVEEQAVMRIHRIGQTKSVSIRRFIVKGTVEERMEVVQARKQRMISGALTDQEVRTARIEELKMLFT; this is encoded by the exons ATGGGTAATAAGGCCACCGACGAACAGGTCTCCGTCGTTCGCGCTGTCGTTGGTCAAGATTTCTCAGATATGGACATCATCCGCGCCCTCCATATGGCCAACAACGACGCCGCCGCTGCAATCAACATCATCTTCGATACTCCTCACTTTCGCATTTCCTCCTCCCCtccaaacaaaaaccctaatcccccGGTGATCCTCAAGGAGACTCAGAGTCCCATTTCTTCGACTGCCAAAGTTATCGCGGAGAGCCGCGTCACCCCACCGGAGTCATCGGAACAAGAAATAGAGGGACACTGGTGGCTTGTCGGGACCTCGGAGCTCGCGGGGCTTTCCACATGCAAAGGAAGGAGGATCAAAGTGGGGGACAAGGTGAACTTCTCTTTTCCATCACGAAATAAAA TACTTCCCTTCCCCGGCAAGTTCCCCGGCAGAGGGCGGTCCATGGCTTCTTGTTCCGAGATAGTGCGCTTCTCTACACAGGAATCTGGAGAG ATTGGTCGCATCCCGAATGAATGGGCTCGCTGCCTTTCGCCGCTcgtgagggagaagaagatcagGATCGAGGGCTTTTGCAGTTCTGCTCCGGAAATACTTGCCATCATGGACACCATCCTCTTATCAGTCAG TGTGTACATCAATGGTTTAATGTTCcgtaaacaacaaaaaacattGGCGAGGTTAAATCGTTCAGCAACGGAGGAATCTACTGTGCATCCGTTTCCAACACTTTTCAGATTGCTTGGCCTCACCCCATTTAAGAAA GCTCAGATTACTCCAGATGACATTTGCTCAAAAAAACGGCGTATAGAATCAAAG GACAGTTCTGGTGCACATACTGCTGTGCCACCCGCAGAGAAATGTAGGAAACTATCTACTCAAGGGAGTAAAATGGAAAGCAGTCATGATTCTATTTCAGATcatgattttaataaaatcgTTGGAATTACAGATGGTTCTGAATTAGAG GAAATGGACGCACCTGACACTCTGTTATGTGAGTTAAGGCCATACCAGAAGCAGGCTCTTCACTGGATGGTGCAACTGGAGAAAGGAAAATGTCCCGAGGAGGCAGCAACAAGTCTTCATCCCTGCTGGGACGCATATCGTGTTGCAGATAA GAGGAAGCTTGTCATTTACTTAAACTCATTTTCAGGGGAAGCCACTACTGAATTCCCTAGCAGTCTGCACATGTCCAGAGGAGGA ATTCTGGCAGATGCAATGGGTCTGGGGAAGACCATCATGACTCTATGTCTTCTGCTTACTGATTCTGACAAAGGGGGCTCACTGTTCTCCTCGATGAGTCGATCCTTTGGTGAAGCTAATGGAAATAACCATATATCTGACCAATCACTTACTGGCCTAAAGAGTTCTGAAGGCATTTCTGGTTCTGGCAAGCTTTTCAAATCAAAAACCTTGTTTCGAGGTGGAAATTTGATTGTTTGTCCTATGACACTCCTTGGCCAGTGGAAG GCTGAGATTGAAACCCATGCTCGGTGTGGTTCTCTTACCCTTTATGTCCATTATGGACAAAGCCGTCCAAAGGATGCAAAACTTCTTGCAGAGAATGATGTTGTTCTGACAACTTATGGTGTGTTAGGATCAGAATTTTCAGCTGAG AATGCTGAAGACAACGGTGTACTCTACTCAGTTAGATGGTTCAGGATTGTGCTTGATGAAGCACATACTATAAAATCCTCAAAAAGCCAGATTTCTATTGCAGCAGCTGCTCTAACTGCTGACCGTAGGTGGTGCCTTACAGGCACTCCTATTCAG AATAACCTAGAAGATATATACAGTCTTCTTCGATTTTTAAGGATGGAGCCTTGGGGGAAACTGGGGACT CGTTATGTTATACAAGATTCTGAGGCCTATATACTTGTGGATGTCT GCCAATTTCTTGTTCTTCCTCCAGCTGACATTCAGGTAATTTATTGTGAACTGACAACAGCTGAGCAGGACTTCTATCAGgctttttatttagaaaatctaaG TTTGACTCAATTTGTTGAGCAAGGACGGGTTCTACACAATTATGCTTCAATTCTGGAGTTACTT TTACGCCTTCGCCAGTGCTGTGACCATCCATTTCTTGTCATGAG TCGTGGTGACACGCAAGAATATGCAGACCTTAATAAGCTTGCAAAGCATTTCCTAAAGGTTGCCAAGGACTCCAGTGGAGATTCTAACATTATCCCTTCAAAGGCATATGTTAAGGAAGTTGTGGAAGAGCTGCGTAAAGGCGAAGGAGAATGTCCTATATGCCTTGAAGCTTTTGAAGATGCAGTTTTAACACCTTGTGCTCATCGTTTGTGTCGAGAATGCCTATTAGCTAGCTGGCGAAGTACAACGGCTGGTCTTTGTCCTGTTTGTAG GAAAGTGATTAACAAGCAAGACCTTATTACTGCACCTACTGAAAGCCGC TTTCAGATTGACATTGAGAAGAATTGGGTGGAATCCACCAAGGTTTCTGTTTTACTGCAAGAACTGGAAAAGCTTCAGTCATCG GGTTCAAAAAGCATTGTCTTCAGTCAATGGACTGCTTTTTTGGATCTTCTGCAAATCCCCCTTTCTCG AAGCAATCTCAAATTTGTTCGTTTGGATGGGACATCAAATCAACAACAACGAGAGAAAATAATTAGTCAGTTTACTGAGGATGAGAACATTTTG GTACTATTGATGTCTTTGAAAGCCGGTGGTGTGGGGATAAACCTTACTGCAGCAACCAATGCCTTCCTCTTG GATCCTTGGTGGAACCCAGCTGTTGAGGAGCAGGCTGTCATGCGCATACATCGTATTGGTCAAACTAAAAGTGTCTCAATCAGGAGGTTTATTGTGAAG GGGACAGTTGAGGAAAGGATGGAAGTTGTGCAGGCACGGAAACAGAGGATGATATCTGGAGCTCTAACTGATCAGGAGGTTCGAACAGCAAGAATAGAGGAGCTTAAGATGCTCTTTACTTGA
- the LOC120261735 gene encoding LOW QUALITY PROTEIN: leucine-rich repeat receptor-like protein kinase PXC1 (The sequence of the model RefSeq protein was modified relative to this genomic sequence to represent the inferred CDS: deleted 3 bases in 2 codons): protein MEDVRSMVIMAPSNLHTRIRLCLQLLLLLLQQLLITSLPQALPQLNRKPSDTDALIIFRYRADAHGNLDVNWSTPDACKGSWRGVQCSRAGRIISLSLPSLDLRGPLDALSHLDQLRLLDLHDNRLNGTLLTLLPSLPNLKHLYLAHNDLSGPIPPSVGLLKRLLRLDLSDNDLSGPIPANSIANLTRLVSLRLQNNLLSGLVPDLSKVLPRLDEFNASNNELYGRVPDGMRNKFGLTSLNGNAGLCGPSPPLPLCSFRPQEPPSSSSSQAVVPSNPSSMPDSSTANGGQVRGRVMDKEGRREGLSTGTIVGIVVGNALFLLVVVSFSVAYCCSRRFGGGRDEDKRSNGEGHDGGSHYTDERGKGNGRDSGDSGAALATQTKLVFFEGDEGDEEEEETGSDGSRRRGRHRRFELEDLLRASAEMVGKGTLGTVYRAVLEDGCMVAVKRLRDANPCPRKEFDSYMGIIGRLRHTNLVNLRAYYYAKQEKLLIYDYLPNGSLYTLLHGNIYSGRLPLDWTTRISLVLGAARGLACIHKSMHHPKIPHGNVKSSNVLLDKNGMACISDFGLALLLNPAHTTSRLGGYRAPEQAENKRLSQEADIYAFGVLLLEVLTGRAPPQYPSPVTSRGGSLIATNLPEWVRSVVREEWTAEVFDVELKRYKNIEGEMVAMLQVALACVSQQPDARPAMSEVVKMIEEIRVEQSPLAEDMDEPRASLSPSLATATTTEDGRLSY from the exons ATGGAAGACGTGAGATCAATGGTTATTATGGCGCCTTCCAACCTTCACACCCGTATCCGCCTGTGTCTTcaactgctgctgctgctgcttcaGCAACTGCTCATCACGTCACTTCCACAGGCATTGCCTCAGCTCAACCGCAAGCCTAGTGACACTGATGCCCTCATCATCTTCCGGTACAGGGCAGACGCGCACGGTAATCTGGATGTGAACTGGAGCACACCCGACGCCTGTAAAGGTAGTTGGCGTGGCGTTCAGTGCTCAAGAGCTGGCAGAATcatctctctctccctcccATCTCTTGATCTCCGGGGACCCCTTGACGCTCTCTCCCACCTTGACCAGCTTAGATTGCTCGATCTGCATGACAACCGTCTCAACGGTACCCTCCTCACTCTCCTACCATCCCTTCCAAACCTCAAGCACCTATACCTTGCCCACAATGATCTTTCCGGCCCTATACCTCCTTCAGTGGGTCTCCTCAAGCGCCTCCTCCGCCTCGACCTTTCAGACAATGATCTCTCTGGTCCTATCCCCGCCAACAGCATTGCCAACCTCACCCGCCTCGTCAGTCTGCGCCTCCAGAATAATTTGCTTTCTGGGCTTGTCCCCGACCTCTCCAAAGTGCTTCCACGCCTTGACGAATTCAACGCCTCCAACAACGAGCTCTATGGGAGGGTCCCTGATGGCATGCGCAACAAGTTTGGGCTGACATCCCTCAATGGCAATGCCGGGCTCTGCGGGCCCAGTCCTCCTCTGCCACTCTGCTCCTTCAGACCACAGGAGCCACCTTCTTCCTCATCATCGCAGGCGGTGGTGCCCTCCAACCCCAGCTCCATGCCTGATTCTTCCACGGCTAACGGGGGGCAAGTAAGAGGTAGAGTAATGGACAAAGAAGGAAGGAGGGAGGGATTGAGCACCGGTACAATCGTTGGGATAGTTGTGGGGAATGCGTTGTTCCTTCTGGTGGTGGTCTCCTTTTCAGTGGCTTATTGCTGCTCCAGGAGGTTTGGTGGTGGCCGAGATGAGGATAAGAGGAGCAATGGTGAAGGTCATGACGGTGGTTCCCATTACACGGATGAGAGGGGCAAGGGAAACGGCAGGGACAGCGGAGATAGTGGTGCGGCGCTGGCGACACAGACTAAGCTAGTGTTCTTCGAGGGCGACGAGGgcgacgaggaggaggaggagactGGAAGTGACGGAAGCAGGAGGAGAGGACGTCACCGGCGGTTCGAGCTAGAGGACTTGCTGCGCGCATCGGCAGAGATGGTGGGGAAAGGGACATTAGGAACAGTGTACAGGGCGGTGCTGGAGGACGGGTGCATGGTGGCAGTGAAGCGGCTCCGCGATGCCAATCCGTGTCCAAGAAAGGAGTTTGACAGCTACATGGGCATCATCGGTCGGCTGCGGCACACCAACTTGGTCAACCTCCGTGCCTACTATTACGCCAAGCAAGAGAAGCTGCTTATCTACGACTATCTGCCCAACGGCAGCTTGTACACTCTCCTTCACGGTAATATATATT CTGGCAGATTACCATTGGACTGGACTACAAGGATTAGCCTGGTT TTGGGAGCTGCTCGTGGGCTCGCCTGTATACAT AAGAGTATGCATCATCCAAAAATCCCCCACGGGAACGTTAAATCATCTAATGTCCTCCTTGACAAGAACGGCATGGCTTGCATATCTGACTTTGGCCTGGCTCTGCTTCTTAACCCAGCCCACACCACGTCTAGATTGGGAGGTTACCGGGCGCCCGAGCAGGCTGAGAACAAGAGGTTGTCCCAAGAGGCGGACATCTACGCGTTCGGGGTGTTGCTGTTAGAAGTGCTCACTGGGAGAGCCCCGCCACAGTATCCTAGTCCTGTCACCAGCCGTGGCGGTAGCCTCATTGCTACCAATCTGCCAGAGTGGGTGAGGTCAGTAGTGCGGGAGGAGTGGACTgccgaggtgtttgatgtggaGCTGAAGCGTTACAAGAACATCGAAGGGGAGATGGTGGCCATGCTCCAAGTAGCACTAGCATGCGTTTCCCAGCAGCCGGATGCGAGGCCGGCCATGTCAGAAGTGGTGAAGATGATCGAGGAAATACGGGTGGAGCAGTCACCACTTGCCGAGGATATGGATGAGCCTCGTGCATCCCTCTCACCTTCTCTTGCCACCGCCACCACTACTGAAGATGGCCGCCTCAGCTATTGA
- the LOC120261734 gene encoding uncharacterized protein LOC120261734 isoform X2, whose product MMAVTSRSGEEGGVKREGSAVDEYRSPPSRVTFPDAALRMSGSSTTPPLLKLQVEESSESMNPNNMWQVYALGGFMVLKWMWARWRERNTGGRSEDSSA is encoded by the exons ATGATGGCGGTGACATCGCGAAGCGGAGAAGAAGGAGGGGTGAAAAGAGAGGGTTCAGCGGTTGATGAGTACCGTTCCCCTCCCTCGAGGGTCACCTTCCCGGATGCCGCCCTCCGGATGAGTGGATCCTCCACCACGCCTCCGTTGCTCAAGCTACAAGTCGAAGAATCCTCCGAGAGCATGAACCCTAACAACATGTGGCAG GTGTACGCACTTGGAGGGTTTATGGTGTTAAAGTGGATGTGGGCCAGATGGAGGGAAAGGAACACTGGAGGAAGATCTGAAGATTCGTCTGCTTAG
- the LOC120261734 gene encoding uncharacterized protein LOC120261734 isoform X3 produces the protein MMAVTSRSGEEGGVKREGSAVDEYRSPPSRVTFPDAALRMSGSSTTPPLLKLQVEESSESMNPNNMWQKTWRLLAVKLRSMHSLGDSLPPQIHAQFMFS, from the exons ATGATGGCGGTGACATCGCGAAGCGGAGAAGAAGGAGGGGTGAAAAGAGAGGGTTCAGCGGTTGATGAGTACCGTTCCCCTCCCTCGAGGGTCACCTTCCCGGATGCCGCCCTCCGGATGAGTGGATCCTCCACCACGCCTCCGTTGCTCAAGCTACAAGTCGAAGAATCCTCCGAGAGCATGAACCCTAACAACATGTGGCAG AAGACCTGGAGACTCCTTGCTGTAAAGCTGCGCAGCATGCACTCACTTGGAGATTCCCTGCCTCCACAAATTCATGCCCAGTTCATGTTTTCATGA
- the LOC120261734 gene encoding uncharacterized protein LOC120261734 isoform X1, whose translation MMAVTSRSGEEGGVKREGSAVDEYRSPPSRVTFPDAALRMSGSSTTPPLLKLQVEESSESMNPNNMWQVMHSAYTNSVCMKFRDIDPSVHWCNSPCCFHLLSFQQW comes from the exons ATGATGGCGGTGACATCGCGAAGCGGAGAAGAAGGAGGGGTGAAAAGAGAGGGTTCAGCGGTTGATGAGTACCGTTCCCCTCCCTCGAGGGTCACCTTCCCGGATGCCGCCCTCCGGATGAGTGGATCCTCCACCACGCCTCCGTTGCTCAAGCTACAAGTCGAAGAATCCTCCGAGAGCATGAACCCTAACAACATGTGGCAG GTGATGCATTCGGCATACACTAATTCTGTTTGCATGAAGTTCAGGGATATTGATCCTTCAGTTCATTGGTGTAATTCTCCTTgttgttttcatcttttatcttttcaacAATGGTGA
- the LOC120261733 gene encoding pyruvate kinase 1, cytosolic-like → MHSTHLLLEEPIRMASILEPSKPSFFPAMTKIVGTLGPKSRSVEVISSCLKAGMSVARFDFSWGDIDYHQETLENLKLAVKSTKKLCAVMLDTVGPELQVLNKSERAISLEAEAFVTLTPDQEKEASSELLPINFSGLSKAVKTGDTIFIGQYLFTGSETTSVWLEVTELKGDDVVCVIKNTATLAGSLFTLHISQIRIDLPTLSDADKDVICKWGVKNNIDFLSLSYTRHAEDVRQAREFLSKLGDLHQTQIFAKIENIEGLTHFDEILQEADGIILSRGNLGIDLPPEKVFLFQKAAVYKCNMAGKPAVVTRVVDSMTDNLRPTRAEATDVANAVLDGSDAILLGAETLRGLYPVETISIVGKICAEAEKVFNQDLYFKKTVKYVGEPMTHLESIASSAVRAAIKVKASVIIVFTSSGRAARLIASTGRQCLFYL, encoded by the exons atgCATTCAACTCATCTCCTGCTGGAAGAGCCCATCAGGATGGCTTCTATCTTAGAGCCATCCAAGCCT AGTTTCTTCCCCGCGATGACCAAAATCGTGGGGACGCTGGGGCCAAAATCACGATCCGTGGAGGTGATTTCTTCTTGCCTTAAGGCTGGCATGTCTG TGGCACGCTTTGACTTCTCATGGGGTGATATCGATTATCACCAAGAAACTCTCGAAAATCTGAAGCTAGCCGTCAAGAGCACCAAGAAGCTCTGTGCG GTCATGCTAGACACTGTGGGCCCTGAGTTACAGGTCTTAAACAAAAGTGAGCGTGCAATTTCCCTTGAGGCTGAGGCATTTGTTACCTTGACTCCTGATCAAGAGAAGGAAGCCTCCTCGGAGTTGTTGCCGATTAATTTCAGTGGGCTTTCAAAG GCAGTTAAAACTGGGGACACAATTTTCATCGGTCAATACCTGTTTACTGGGAGTGAAACTACCTCTGTTTGGCTTGag GTCACTGAGTTGAAAGGAGATGATGTGGTTTGTGTGATAAAAAACACTGCAACTCTGGCTGGATCATTATTCACGCTGCATATTTCTCAGATCCGTATTGATTTGCCTACACTCTCTGATGCTGACAAAGAT GTTATATGTAAATGGGGTGTTAAGAACAACATTGActttttatcattatcttaTACAAGGCATGCAGAGGATGTCCGGCAG GCACGTGAATTCCTTTCAAAGTTGGGGGATCTTCATCAGACTCAGATTTTTGCAAAAATTGAGAACATAGAG GGGTTAACCCACTTTGATGAAATCCTACAAGAAGCAGATGGCATCATTCTTTCTCGTGGAAATCTTGGAATAGATCTACCACCAGAGAAG gtgtttttatttcaaaaggCTGCTGTCTACAAGTGTAATATGGCTGGAAAACCTGCTGTTGTCACCCGTGTAGTTGACAGTATGACAGACAACCTAAGACCCACTCGTGCAGAGGCAACAGATGTTGCCAATGCAGTGCTTGATG GAAGTGATGCAATTCTCTTGGGTGCTGAGACTCTTCGAGGATTATATCCTGTTGAAACTATTTCAATCGTGGGTAAAATTTGTGCAGAG GCTGAGAAAGTTTTTAACCAAGATCTATACTTCAAGAAAACTGTGAAATATGTTGGAGAACCAATGACACACTTGGAATCTATCGCCTCATCTGCA GTTCGTGCTGCTATCAAAGTCAAGGCTTCTGTGATCATTGTCTTCACCTCATCTGGAAGAGCTGCAAG ATTAATTGCGAGTACAGGCCGACAATGCCTGTTCTATCTGTAG